atgGTCACGACGCACGTTTGTTCGACCCCacgattttttatttctggatccgccattgGTCATTATACGTGTCTTTCTCACATATTAGTCTGTCAATACTATGTCTATTTTTAACGATAAAAAATTACCCACTTGTGTTAATATTGGCTTGGGCTTAAGGGTCAAAATCCTAGCTCCACTACTGCGATTATGTGTATGTTTAATAATAgtttaaaatatggagtaatatgtAACAAGGAAATTGCATTAGGAAGTCTCAAACCCAAATGGACATTCATGCTTGCACATTACCGGAAGCCTTCATTGTAAATTCTGATGTTTGAGACATGTTTCTGCCGTCGTTAGACTGCGCGCATCCCAAAACAAAAGATTAGAGTTTAATTAGTTGGAAGAGACACAAACTTAGAATAGCTCCAACTAAAAAAGGTGATTCATTCATACATAAGTAACATAACTCGagacaaaaaaaacattaaacaaaATGTCAGGAATGGAGCAAACACCAATGAACTCCATTCCATATATACACCATAAATCCTTtacatgatattttttctactATCGTAAACTTGTGACAATATTTTTCCTAATTCAAGAATCTAACATGTGTAAAATGCATTTTCCAGGGACTTAATTTGAAGTTCGAGATAAATACAAGAAAACTTCGAAAGTTTTGTTGaaagataataattaatttaccacatcaattttgatttctcccccattttattttaggggaaaaatcaaataaattgaaatcagATGTGtttggattgaaaaaaaagttcGAGGAAAATACAAgaacttcaaaaatttatgtatttattgcaaataacataaaaaaaatctatctATTAGTgatttctttaatatttactctctctgtcccatgTTACCAGGGACATTATTTTGGCAtcgaatttaaaaaagttgtgTATAGTGAGTTAAATGaagttaaataaagtatgagataaaagagatggtaaagtaggagaaatggtaaaataagtgagatttcatctttttgtttttagttatataaaaggaaatgactcaagtaacttgaaACAACCCAAAATAGAGTATTACTCAAATAATTTGGAACAACTCAAAATGGAATACAACTCATATAACTCTTGGATAGAtggaatataatttaatttcattgtgAAGTGATATAATTAAAGATGAAAATTGTATGATTAATACTAGCATGCTTAGTTATCAAGgaatgttaataataatagcatAGTGCCATAGTCGCTTTCCCGACATTGTTGACTTTTTACACATCGATGTTGCTTCTCACGAGTCACGACAATTATCGTGTATGTGTATAGTTATTATTTCCTCTGTCCGCCActagaagtctcatttcttggtgacacgagttttaagaaatataaaaaaagtggatgagagaaaataagtggaatatggatcgcaattgtatatattatttttaaatagaatGTGAGTTGAATGGGTTAGTAGGATTCGAgacatttttaccatttataataaaaatgaaccaTGACTCTTATTCACGGATGggctaaaatggaaaaacgtgACTTCTATTTGCAGAAGGAAGCTCTCGCATATTAGTCCGTCAATATTACATTtactattttgttttggtaaaAGAAAGCGGCTAAAGCAGAGTACAAAGCAACTGAAGTATGTAAATAAACACCTAATCTCACGGATGAACCAATTACTGTTGgtttaaatatggagtaatagtATGTAACAAGGATCTCAAACCCAAATTAGCATACATGCTTGCACATTGCCGGAAGCCTTCATCGTAAATTCCGATTGAGACAAGTTTCTGCCGTCGTTAGACTGCATCCCAAAACAAgagatttgattttaattagttggaaGAGACACAAACTTGTCGacacaaaattagaataactCCAACTAAAAACGGTGATTAATTCATACATAACTAACATAACTCAAGACAAAAAATACTAAACAAAATGTggaataaatatagaaatggaGCAATCACCAATGAACTCCATTCCTATATATATGCACCATTATATTCACTTCTCCACCAATCACAACAAAATCACAAGTTAAGTTCGTGTTCGAGTTCGAGAATGAAGTCATTTGCCGCTATAATCGGGTTTACATTATTAGTAGGTGTATTGATGGTTGCAGAAAGCAGCCCAAACACCTCTATAAACTCATGGCGTTGCAATGTGAATTCCTACTCTTCCAATGACGCTTACGCGGACAACGTCGAATACGTGCTTGCGGATTTGATGAACGTCACTCCCAACGCCGGCTACGATTACTACACTCGGTCGCCTTCCAAGTCGGCCGTCTGCTACGGCCACGCCACATGCTCGTCGGCTCTCTCCTACAACGACTGCGCCGACTGCCTCACTGCAGCCAGGTCCTCTGTCAAGGACATATGCGCCGCCAAAATCGGCGGCGAGGTGGACCTGGTCGACTGCACCATTAGATATGAGAATTACTCTTTCTAATTATCACTTCTTAATTACTTTTTACGTGTCTTGCATTTTTGTTTTCGTTTTATTCCTTTTGTCGaagaatttgaattatttgtgtttaatttgttgttgagATGTTGGAATGAAATTCGTGATCACTCTGTTGCACTACGTTTTCCTACTCGGTTTGCCGTGGAGATAACAAAATCGCCAAATTTTTATCACCAGTGgtggttttaacttttaagctATGTCATTGCTGAAATTTAACGGTTGCATGATgagaataaatcaaaataagttTGGTAATTTACAACACCCCACGCTAATAAGCAGCAATTGAAATGGGACTCGGATGAAATAAGCTCATGAAGAATCCTAacacatactccctccgttccatagtaatggaggcgtttttTTTCGtcacagagattaagaaaaattgtattaggTGGGTTAAgcaaagggagaataaagtgaaaaataaaaatgtagagagacgaaaatgtgttgacttttattaaaagggaaaatgactctattactatggaacgtaccaaaataacaaaatcactctattactatggaacgaagagAGTAGTAATTACTATGAACGGAAAACGGAAATACAAAGTAAAATGCAAATAACAATACTCAAGATTACTCTGATCCTAACTTTTTTCACcgatttttatttacaaagttaaaaattttcttaaaacctacACCGATGAATTTATTTCTACTAGTGGCGGATGGGGGGAGGGGCGGTCGCCCTTTCCCGGCGGCCAAGAGCGTCGAATTTTCGTAAAGGATTGACCGGAAAAAGCCATAATCGCCCCCTCCgcaaaaaataattgaggaagaagaaatccTGTGATGAAGTGAGTGGCGTGGAGAACCTTCTAAGATGAGAAGGTGACTTGAGATGAGAAGGTGATTTGAATAGACGACGCCGGCGGAAATGGATATTGGGGTTCGTTCATTGAATTGGGGAAGGAAGCGTTGAGAAGAAGATGACCATATTGGGCTTATTGGGAAAAGAGAGATTGtggtttttaataaattgatcatTTGTTGGGCTAATAAATCTATAGAAGGCCCCAAATATTActtattaaataaagtagaagtaatttataaattggaGACACTTTTCTTACTTATATTACGTTAATATAGAATATGGaatgcacttttttttttctttctaattatactttatttgGATAAttgatatactatattttagaaAAGTATACTCAATTATACTACCGATTTTATAACTCAAATTATACCTTCAATCCAATTGTACTAAACATATTAGTTACTTATATCTTTTACTAATATCtttactagtatatatttttgattaatttttcaaatataatttggcCTTTGATATTCatagtaatataattttgtgacatCAAGAAAAGtttattcttcaattatttataataaaagaattttaaaatatttttaagatatGGGTACTTGTAGAAATTAATTTCGTGGAGTGATActtgaatattaatatatcCTCTCcacccaataaatatgaaatatttgaatttcgtgattttgtgtagtgtttttttgcattttagaaaacgtttcatttttaataagaaggtttattattaaaatatataataaaatattatttttaatttttatatactactactaaattcTGCCCCCTTCGATTCGAAGCGCTAGATCCGCACTGATTTCTACTAAGTATATCCTTTTTTGTGAAGGTAATATTAGGATATAAATAGCATATTCTCATCCCCCGACATCTTTTTAAAGTAGTCTTCAGTACCCCAATTATGgttgattaattaatggtATGCTTATTATGGTAAAGCATCAAGCGTGTAATTAAAAATGGACAattattgaaagaaaaatgaagtgcgGATGACTTTAGTTTAGATCTGATATGCATGGTTTGTGGAGACGACCAAAACTCTTTATTTCGTCAAGCTAATTAAGATGTGTTTAGGGATTCGTCGAGATGACCAAAACTCTTTTGTTTACAGTTTTCTCTTTCATCGTAAATATACCTATAACACCATTTAGcatatattacttcatcctCCCACTATCTGAATCGTATTTCTTATGtccttttaaaataagagtgaaatagatataaagaaaaatgacgaattattatttgtatagaATAAATCTTATctcattagagaaaaaaattattttctaaaataaattaatatataattttaagaaatagactaaatgaaaatagttccTAAATATATGTACTGAATATGTATTAGGGATATTGATATACTGTATGTTGAGGAATGAGGACACTATggtaatatttattataaaataatcgaTCAAATTAACGAGCACACTCTTATTGTAGCAATATTTATTACGATAAAAATAATCTCTCTGACTCTACTGAGCACTATTTCACATCGGAAATTCGACCGAGTTCGTCGGCGTTAATTACCTAGTGTTGATTAGTACTCGCTAATTTTCTTGCCATTTACTTGGTAAAAAAACTCAGAAATAACTTAAGAAGTCGATTACCGAATAAAATGATTGTTCGAATATGTACACTCATAAAATGTTCAATTTCTAGCAATTTTCCTTGATAAATTGCCGGgtaaataatattgttataaGTAGTTGTTTATTAAAGCGCATCGACATCATATCAAAGTTCAAACGAGTACAATAATTGTTTTGAAAATGATACTTATATAACACAACacgatgataaaaaaaaaaaaacaaagagcAATAGATACATCATCCATTATTCATTCATCTTACAGAGGCAAAGTCATAACATTTATTATAGGAGTACTCCACAAAATAGAGCCTACGCAATGGACGTGAAGTTGAAGTTGGCACACGTAGTTTGTCGCCCCAAGAGCGTGTTACTAAATCCCAACCTCGACGCCGCCAGATCGAACTGCAGCAGATTATCCTCAATCTGATGCCCTCCTATCACCACCGCCGTCCTCGGACTCACTCCCCCGTCCACCACCGCCAGACACAAAACGTCGTCGTTCACATACACCATCGAGTTCGACCCCGTCCACGTCCACACCGCGTTCTCCCCTTGCAGCACCAGATCAATATTCGGCACCCCTGGCCCCACCCTCGTGCTCCCCACGCTCCCGCTCTCGAAGCACACCTGGAACGGCGCCACAGCCGGGGCCCTCCTGATCCCAGCCGTGGCTCTGGAGAAAGCATCCACCACTGCTCTGTAGATCGAGGTCTCGAGCAGTGTGTACTGGTTGACTGTGCTTATTTTGGTCCCTCCATTGCCCTCGGCATCGATGTCGAGGAGCATCGCGTTGACCGCCACGGGGCTGTTGTTGACCCGGATGGATCTGATCTTAATAAAGTACTCGGTCGAGGCCTCCCCCTGCGAGTACGCCCCTGCCGTGCTCACTGGGTTCACGAACAGGGGCGTGTACGCCAGGGATGCCCCCGCGTCCAGTGGCGCGGGGACGCGGATGAAGTTGTACGGACGGTCCCCGAATAAAATCACCCCGTCCGAGCTCGTGGACCCCGAGAGGCAGATTGCGAATTTGCGGTGGAAACTGAAAGCCGCGGAGAATAGCGACGGCATCCCCACACGGGCCCGGCCCAGGCCCGCCAGGCCCGTCGCTGATCCCGCCAGGCCCTGGACTAGCAGCGTCGGCGCGCAGACGAATAAGAATCTAGGGACGGTGACGGCGTGGCCCGGGTTTGACCCGTCGGTTGACCGGACCGAGACGGCATCCTCGGCCAGCTCCCCGCCTGTGGCAGTGCGGATGAAGGGGTTGTCCGGGGTGAGGCCGCAGGTGTTGTTGTTGCAACCGGGCCGAGGCCCGTTGAAACAGTCCCCGCACCCTGTGGCTCCGGCCAGTGAACACTGGGCGGAGTGACAGCGTGCGGGCCTGTAGGTGGATGAAGAGTAGTTGTTATCGCAATCGACCCATAAGTACTGGCCGCCCAGGTGGACGACCAGGTTTACGCGGACTAGCGGGGTCCGTTGGTCGATTGCGGTAACGTATTGTTGAGTGGAGGCATCTTTTCTAACTGGAAGCACAAGACCACGAGGTCGGAAGGATGTTTGGGCCAAGCTAACTGAGATTATTACTAATAAACAACTCACAAGCAATGGAACTGAATATGCCATCTCAAGATAATATATTTAGCTTGGTACTATCAGTTAATGGTTTGTACCTTCTATTTATAGCTCACTTAATCCTATTTGTGGTGTGAGGATAAGATTTATTACAGTCAATTTATGACACCTCAGCAAATCTAGAAAACTTAGAGAGTTTACTATTTACGCCGACACAACTCAGGGTTCAaacttttaagaaaaataataataaaaattgtactcTTTGGTGAGTATTTTGGTTATGGAGGAATTGacaatactataaaattcCAGAATATGgcatttaattgaaaatgaaatcaatttcTAGATAATATTTAGTTATCAATAACATCAGTACGTGTTGATAATGACTGGGCATTAGATACACATAAATCATCGGTAagttagttatattttgttatttttcttatattcgTTGTTACGTAATCAAggtatataattaatcatgtGATCgaattactctttttttttttattatttatcaaataagaAGGTGAAtttgttctttcttttttaagttGGGGAATGTGATTCCTACGCTTATCACTTATTTTACAAAGTggataaataatagtagtatttgattaattaagttGGGGGGAATGTGATTCCTTCCCTTATTGTTTTACAAAGTAggttaataatattttattaaattactagTCTTGTTAAaacattgaaatattttagtgatatactccctccgtcccggctaagatgacacattgtttagccggcacgggattttaggagttattggttaaaatgtttaattggagagagagaaggtgggtataagtattaaagtagaca
The nucleotide sequence above comes from Salvia hispanica cultivar TCC Black 2014 chromosome 5, UniMelb_Shisp_WGS_1.0, whole genome shotgun sequence. Encoded proteins:
- the LOC125189915 gene encoding antifungal protein ginkbilobin-like protein, which codes for MVAESSPNTSINSWRCNVNSYSSNDAYADNVEYVLADLMNVTPNAGYDYYTRSPSKSAVCYGHATCSSALSYNDCADCLTAARSSVKDICAAKIGGEVDLVDCTIRYENYSF
- the LOC125190710 gene encoding probable aspartic proteinase GIP2 isoform X2, which codes for MAYSVPLLVSCLLVIISVSLAQTSFRPRGLVLPVRKDASTQQYVTAIDQRTPLVRVNLVVHLGGQYLWVDCDNNYSSSTYRPARCHSAQCSLAGATGCGDCFNGPRPGCNNNTCGLTPDNPFIRTATGGELAEDAVSVRSTDGSNPGHAVTVPRFLFVCAPTLLVQGLAGSATGLAGLGRARVGMPSLFSAAFSFHRKFAICLSGSTSSDGVILFGDRPYNFIRVPAPLDAGASLAYSQGEASTEYFIKIRSIRVNNSPVAVNAMLLDIDAEGNGGTKISTVNQYTLLETSIYRAVVDAFSRATAGIRRAPAVAPFQVCFESGSVGSTRVGPGVPNIDLVLQGENAVWTWTGSNSMVYVNDDVLCLAVVDGGVSPRTAVVIGGHQIEDNLLQFDLAASRLGFSNTLLGRQTTCANFNFTSIA
- the LOC125190710 gene encoding probable aspartic proteinase GIP2 isoform X1, with amino-acid sequence MAYSVPLLVSCLLVIISVSLAQTSFRPRGLVLPVRKDASTQQYVTAIDQRTPLVRVNLVVHLGGQYLWVDCDNNYSSSTYRPARCHSAQCSLAGATGCGDCFNGPRPGCNNNTCGLTPDNPFIRTATGGELAEDAVSVRSTDGSNPGHAVTVPRFLFVCAPTLLVQGLAGSATGLAGLGRARVGMPSLFSAAFSFHRKFAICLSGSTSSDGVILFGDRPYNFIRVPAPLDAGASLAYTPLFVNPVSTAGAYSQGEASTEYFIKIRSIRVNNSPVAVNAMLLDIDAEGNGGTKISTVNQYTLLETSIYRAVVDAFSRATAGIRRAPAVAPFQVCFESGSVGSTRVGPGVPNIDLVLQGENAVWTWTGSNSMVYVNDDVLCLAVVDGGVSPRTAVVIGGHQIEDNLLQFDLAASRLGFSNTLLGRQTTCANFNFTSIA